Proteins from one Bombus affinis isolate iyBomAffi1 chromosome 1, iyBomAffi1.2, whole genome shotgun sequence genomic window:
- the LOC126922413 gene encoding kelch domain-containing protein 4-like isoform X2 — protein sequence MLGGEFHDGRTTFVYGDMFIYNINKNEWTIIKAPGAPPPRCGHQAVTTSANKGELWVFGGEFSSPSESQFYHYRDLWVYRFGEKKWEKVLSSGGPSARSGHRMAHIKKQLIVFGGFHDNLRNYKYYNDVHIFNLETYVWHKIDVIGTPPFPRSGCILLPTPDNKLLVYGGYSKERIKKDVDKGCIHSDMFLLTPEKNDQSGLKWKWVPVKQSGVKISPRCSTPATLVQPNLAYLFGGVFDEEDNEEELRGTFYNDLVALDLEKFQWHIVTLNGKRDITTRRRRRKLKEDDGQENDIEMGDDNDMDTQEPLPTPVESKVIDDDGIFTVTIGSTQISTIDTKENIYKDMFVPPSRMNSGLVVKHNILYLYGGLFEDENRQYTLNDFYSLDYRKLDEWNTILRDDLSSQIWYDSSDSSSDSEHTDDSDENESDSIDKQMDVCEN from the exons ATGCTTGGTGGAGAATTTCATGATGGACGAACA ACGTTTGTTTATGGagatatgtttatatataatataaacaaaAATGAGTGGACGATCATTAAAGCACCTGGTGCTCCTCCTCCACGTTGTGGTCATCAAGCTGTAACTACAAGTGCAAATAAAGGAGAACTATGGGTATTTGGTGGTGAATTTTCAAGTCCTTCGGAATCACAATTTTATCACTATAGAGATTTATGGGTTTACCGATTTGGAGAGAAAAAGTGGGAAAAAGTTTT ATCTTCTGGTGGGCCATCAGCCAGAAGTGGCCACAGAATGGCACATATAAAAAAACAGTTGATAGTATTTGGTGGATTTCATGATAACTTaaggaattataaatattacaatgatgtacatatatttaatcTTGAAACATATGTGTGGCACAAAATTGATGTAATAG GTACTCCACCATTTCCAAGATCTGGGTGTATATTGCTACCAACACCTGACAATAAACTTCTTGTATATGGTGGTTATAgtaaagaaagaataaaaaaagatgTTGATAAAGGCTGCATTCATAGTGACATGTTCTTATTGACTCCTGAGA AGAATGATCAGTCAGGTTTAAAATGGAAGTGGGTGCCTGTAAAACAATCAGGAGTTAAAATATCACCACGATGTAGTACACCTGCCACTTTGGTTCAACCAAATTTGGCTTACTTATTTGGTGGAGTTTTTGATGAAGAAGATAATGAAGAGGAACTTCGTGGAACATTTTACAATGACTTAGTAGCTTTAGATCTAGAAAAATTTCAATGGCACATAg TAACACTGAATGGAAAAAGAGATATAACTACACGACGTCGAAGAAGAAAATTGAAGGAAGATGATGGGCAAGAAAATGATATCGAAATGGGAGATGACAATGATATGGATACGCAAGAACCACTCCCTACTCCTGTTGAATCTAAAGTTATTGATGATGATGGAATCTTCACAGTTACAATAGGATCAACACAAATATCTACTAttgatacaaaagaaaacaTATATAAAGATATGTTTGTTCCACCCTCAAGAATGAATTCTGGATTAGTTGTAAAGCACAATATCTTATATTTATATGGAGGCTTATTTGAGGATGAAAACAGACAATATACACTCAACGACTTTTATAGTTTAG aTTATCGTAAATTAGATGAGTGGAATACAATATTAAGGGATGATTTGTCTTCACAAATTTGGTATGATTCCAGTGATTCTAGTTCAGACAGTGAACACACAGATGATAGTGATGAAAATGAGAGTGATTCTATAGACAAGCAGATGGATGTTTGTGAAAATTAA
- the LOC126922413 gene encoding kelch domain-containing protein 4-like isoform X1 encodes MGRKDKNKKKISGGAKTALKTEKKLNAKQKRELATLGEEDIENVIAQIEKEETKRQRVIEKTVDPPSRRVNFTLTAHPFKDELVMLGGEFHDGRTTFVYGDMFIYNINKNEWTIIKAPGAPPPRCGHQAVTTSANKGELWVFGGEFSSPSESQFYHYRDLWVYRFGEKKWEKVLSSGGPSARSGHRMAHIKKQLIVFGGFHDNLRNYKYYNDVHIFNLETYVWHKIDVIGTPPFPRSGCILLPTPDNKLLVYGGYSKERIKKDVDKGCIHSDMFLLTPEKNDQSGLKWKWVPVKQSGVKISPRCSTPATLVQPNLAYLFGGVFDEEDNEEELRGTFYNDLVALDLEKFQWHIVTLNGKRDITTRRRRRKLKEDDGQENDIEMGDDNDMDTQEPLPTPVESKVIDDDGIFTVTIGSTQISTIDTKENIYKDMFVPPSRMNSGLVVKHNILYLYGGLFEDENRQYTLNDFYSLDYRKLDEWNTILRDDLSSQIWYDSSDSSSDSEHTDDSDENESDSIDKQMDVCEN; translated from the exons ATGGGtagaaaagataaaaacaaaaaaaagataAGTGGTGGTGCAAAAACTGCACTTAAAACTGAAAAAAAGCTGAATGCTAAACAAAAAAGAGAATTGGCTACACTTGGTGAG GAAGATATAGAGAATGTGATTGCTcaaattgaaaaagaagaaactaaAAGACAACGTGTTATTGAAAAAACAGTAGATCCACCATCTAGACGTGTAAACTTTACTTTAACAGCACATCCTTTCAAAGATGAACTTGTTATGCTTGGTGGAGAATTTCATGATGGACGAACA ACGTTTGTTTATGGagatatgtttatatataatataaacaaaAATGAGTGGACGATCATTAAAGCACCTGGTGCTCCTCCTCCACGTTGTGGTCATCAAGCTGTAACTACAAGTGCAAATAAAGGAGAACTATGGGTATTTGGTGGTGAATTTTCAAGTCCTTCGGAATCACAATTTTATCACTATAGAGATTTATGGGTTTACCGATTTGGAGAGAAAAAGTGGGAAAAAGTTTT ATCTTCTGGTGGGCCATCAGCCAGAAGTGGCCACAGAATGGCACATATAAAAAAACAGTTGATAGTATTTGGTGGATTTCATGATAACTTaaggaattataaatattacaatgatgtacatatatttaatcTTGAAACATATGTGTGGCACAAAATTGATGTAATAG GTACTCCACCATTTCCAAGATCTGGGTGTATATTGCTACCAACACCTGACAATAAACTTCTTGTATATGGTGGTTATAgtaaagaaagaataaaaaaagatgTTGATAAAGGCTGCATTCATAGTGACATGTTCTTATTGACTCCTGAGA AGAATGATCAGTCAGGTTTAAAATGGAAGTGGGTGCCTGTAAAACAATCAGGAGTTAAAATATCACCACGATGTAGTACACCTGCCACTTTGGTTCAACCAAATTTGGCTTACTTATTTGGTGGAGTTTTTGATGAAGAAGATAATGAAGAGGAACTTCGTGGAACATTTTACAATGACTTAGTAGCTTTAGATCTAGAAAAATTTCAATGGCACATAg TAACACTGAATGGAAAAAGAGATATAACTACACGACGTCGAAGAAGAAAATTGAAGGAAGATGATGGGCAAGAAAATGATATCGAAATGGGAGATGACAATGATATGGATACGCAAGAACCACTCCCTACTCCTGTTGAATCTAAAGTTATTGATGATGATGGAATCTTCACAGTTACAATAGGATCAACACAAATATCTACTAttgatacaaaagaaaacaTATATAAAGATATGTTTGTTCCACCCTCAAGAATGAATTCTGGATTAGTTGTAAAGCACAATATCTTATATTTATATGGAGGCTTATTTGAGGATGAAAACAGACAATATACACTCAACGACTTTTATAGTTTAG aTTATCGTAAATTAGATGAGTGGAATACAATATTAAGGGATGATTTGTCTTCACAAATTTGGTATGATTCCAGTGATTCTAGTTCAGACAGTGAACACACAGATGATAGTGATGAAAATGAGAGTGATTCTATAGACAAGCAGATGGATGTTTGTGAAAATTAA